The DNA sequence ATAGGTGCTTGTCATCAATTGTATTGTAAGTTAGTAATACTTGTACCTCAATAGTCcaggagtgtgtgtgtatatatatatttatatagtgagTTAGTAATACTTTATTATTCTCTAGTCCAGAGGTATTGTCGGTCTATTtatgcagtggggttgatttactaaatctggagagtgtaaaatcaggttcagctgtgcttggtagccaatccgcttttaactatagcttgttcaattaagctttggcaaaaaaaaaaactggaagctgattggtttctatacagagctgtacctgattttgcactctcccacagttttagtaaatcaaccccatagtgtgtatgtatgtatgtgagtgtatatatatatatatatatatatatctctatctatctatatatatatatatatatatagatagatatatatctatctatatatatatctatgagaGTAAGTTAGCAATAGTAGTCATTTTAAAGTCCAGAGGGAgtgtgtgtgtgcactttttttttttttacatataaagttAGTAATACTCATTTTATCATCCAGAGAGAATtgtctatctatatatttatattatatatatatatatatatatatatatagagttaaTCATTGTTGTAGTATAGTCCAGGGATTATATGGAATTACTATAGATATAGAGTAAATTAGTAATTCTTGTAGTTGTATAGTCCAGGGATTACTATAGATGTAGAGTAAATTAATaaattgggtactgacatttataggtaaagttgatccagggataatccgattgcctctctgggatcaggaaggaattttttcccctgctgtagcaaattggagcatgctctgctggggttttttgccttcctctggatcaactgtgggtatagtattgggtatattgtttttttgttttttttttgttttttttatggttggactggatggacttgtgtcttttttcaacctgactaactatgtaataatcattGTAGTTATATAGTCCAGAGAATCGGATAACTATGGATATAGAGTAAATTAGTAATCCTTGTAGTTGTATAGTCCAGGGTTAATATAGAGTAAATTGTTAATCCTTGTAGTTGTATAGTCCAGGGTTAATATAGAGTAAATTGTTAATCCTTGTAGTTGTATAGTCTAGGGATTACTATAGATATAGAGTGAGTTAGTAATCCTTGTAGTTGTATAGTCCAGGGATTACTATAGGTATAAGTGAGTTAGTAATCCTTGTAGTTGTATAGTCCAGGGATTACTATAAATATAAAAGTGAGTTAGTAATCCTTGTAGTTGTATAGTCCAGGGATTACTATAGATATAAGTGAGTTAGTAATCCTTGTAGTTGTATAGTCCAGGGATTACTATAAATATAAAAGTGAGTTAGTAATCCTTGTAGTTGTATAGTCCAGGGATTACTATAGATATAAGTGAGTTAGTAATCCTTGTAGTTGTATAGTCCAGGGATTACTAAAGATATAAGTGAGTTAGTAATCCTTGTAGTTGTATAGTCCAGGAATTACTATAGATATAAGTGAGTTAGTAATCCTTGTAGTTGTATAGTCCAGGGATTACTATAGATATAAGTGAGTTAGTAATCCTTGTAGTTGTATAGTCCAGGGATTACTATAAATATATGAGTTAGTAATCCTTGTAGTTGTATAGTCCAGGGATTACTATAAATATATAAGTGAGTTAGTAATCCTTGTAGTTGTATAGTCCAGTGATTACTATAGATATAAGTGAGTTAGTAATCCTTGTAGTTGTATAGTCCAGGGATTACTATAGATATAAGTGAGTTAGTAATCCTTGTAGTTGTATAGTCCAGTGATTAGTATAGATATAAGTGAGTTAGTAATCCTTGTAGTTGTATAGTCCAGTGATTAGTATAGATATAAGTGAGTTAGTAATCGTTGTAGTTGTATAGTCCAGTGATTAGTATAGATATAAGTGAGTTAGTAATCGTTGTAGTTGTATAGTCCAGTGATTAGTATAGATATAAGTGAGTTAGTAATCGTTGTAGTTGTATAGTCCAGTGATTACTATAGATATGAGTGAGTTAGTAATCCTTGTAGTTGTATAGTCCAGGGATTACTATAGATATAAGTGAGTTAGTAATCCTTGTAGTTGTATAGTCCAGGGATTACTATAGATATAAGTGAGTTAGTAATCCTTGTAGTTGTATAGTCCAGGTGGGATTGTCTTTATTTCTGGTCCCCTGAGTCGATTCGTACAGCAGAGTTGTAGGTTGCCCAGTGTGGAGTTGTTGTTTAGAATCCTGAAATGACAGGTACACTTACCGCTCACACTGGTGAGTAGACTGATATCTAGGAAGGGGTGTAGGTAGAAAGGTGTGACTCCTCCGCACTGTACGGGTAACGATCCTACCGCCGAGCCGCAGAGGATAAATAGCTCGCTGTCGCCTGCACTTCCAAGAAGCAGACAGAGGTGGCAGCAGAGGGGCGGTGAAGTAGCGCTCGGTCACGTGAGTGGATTCCTGGAAAGTTCCTGGAAAGCGGCCTTTGTATTTACCAGATATGGGGAGGGAGAGCCCGGCCAGGAGATTAGGGAGGGGGGGAGCCGAACACAAGGAGCGATggctggtggggtggggggtgaagTCAGGATCCCCGGTCACAAGTCTCCTACATACAATCCATGGAGCTCCGCTCTCCGCCGGGACTTCTCTGCTGTGCCGGGCTATGGAGCAGGGACCACGACTGATCCccgcaaggtgtgtgtgtgtgtgtgtgtacaccctCCATATCGGGGGGCCGCCACTCCGGGATAAGGTGAGGATCGGGGAAGGGGGCGATCCGGGACACCCTCCTATCCTCGTCTATGGACACGGCCGTTCTGTGTGTGCATTCATAGACAGAACGAGGATGTACTCTGCACCTGTATACTGGGGGCACCATCGGGCGATCTACATCGGGATCATACCAGACACATCGTACTATATAGATCCGATCGTTCTGTATATCCATACACCTTTTATATGGGTGCACATACATTACATGTCCCTCCGATCGTCCTACACAGACCTCTACATCGGTGACCAGATTTATAGATTCATCTGATCGTGCCAGTAAATTAGATAGGTGAAGGTATGTCAGTCTGATCATACTACATAGATCTCTATATCATCGTCCCAAacagacctttttttgtattgtttctcCATAGAACTGTCCCTATGATCCCAACAGATCTCTGTCTGggtgaatatatatttatattggtcTGATCGTTCAGGATAGATTTTTATACAGGTGACCAGACCTTTCTGTCAGTATGATTGTCCAAGATGGATCCTTATATAGGGAGCTGGAGATCGATTCTCGCTCGATCTGATAATAGACCCATGTGAATATTTGTCTGATCGTCCTCGATAGAACTGTGTGTCCTTCTGATGGTCCCAGACAGATCTTTATCTGGGCGATTATttaatctatatatctatctctctatcggTCTGATCATCCACTATAGATCTTTATACAGGTGAAGAGGGCTTTTATGTCCATATGATTATCCAAGATGGATCCTCATATAGGCAGACGGATATATCGATCTCTCAACCTGATCATACTAGACAGATGTGTATATGTGACTGTTTGTCCCAGACAGACCTTCCTAACTGTCAGATTATCCTAGATGGAACTGTCTGTCTGATGGCCccagacagtgtgtgtgtgtgtgtgtgtgtgtgtgtgtgtgtgtgtgtgtgtgtgtgtgtgtatatatatatatatatatatatatatatatatatatatatatatatatatatatatatatctccacctGATAGTCAAGGATTTTTCTAGATGAAGAGAGCTTTGTTAGTATGATTGTCCTAGATGGCTCCTTTTTATATAGGTGATCATACTAAGATGTGAATAATCCTTCTCTTTAGGTGATGTGAGGTCAGTACATACATTGTATGATCTGTAGGACACCCCAGTGCACCATCGTGGTCTGGACACTgagatcaggagggggggggggggtttgtagtcATCACTCTCCTTAGGGCTCCACATTCTAATCCATCCCATTTGTTGCTTTCCAGGAAGGAGGAAGATCTAGCTAGGGATCCCTTGGACCATGATCAGCTGCAGCGGGCAGTAGAGGTGGGCTCTGACCGACCACACTCAGTCCACACTGATCACCCGCCTGCAGGGAGACTAGTTACCTGTCCAATGACCCTCCGATCACCTGATACCACTGACAGCGTGAGCACCATAGAGAACGGTCAGAACGAATCCTCACCGGGGGGCAGTGAGGAGAGCCCAGCCGGGGAAGACCGTATTGCCGCCTCCATGGTGGAGCTCCGGAGGTCAGGTCAGTTCATTCACACCATAGAGATTGCTACTACTACCATTGTTTTCTCCTGTCATTATTAGTGTCTTTAGAACCGCAAATGGCGGGTCAACCCTGCACTGACCTTGCACTATAGCTGGACAATTAGAAAACTACATGTGTGGGGTCATCTAGAAGAATAATCCTCAGATCGCTTTAGGAAGAAGTGCAAAAGTGAGGTTAATTTttctaaaactagagtgcaaaatctggtgcagctctgcatagaaaccaatcagcttccaggtttgtttgtcaaagcttaattgaacaagttgacgttagaagctgattggctaccatgcacagctgcatcagatgcactctccagtttcagtaacgCAACGTGTGtatttatgtaaataaaaaaaagtatattgacCGCTCCAACAGCTACTGCAGTAATCTAGGAAGCCTCATTTATTGCTCGTATTAAAGCATAATCCAGCAACTTCAGGCATTCCTGTTGCAAGTCCTGTGGATAGGATTGCTCTAGTTTCACCTAATTGGATACACTTTGTGCAATGCACCAACTCTGTATagtgcaggtacaaaaaaaaataaataaaatttaataaaaaaaaaaataaataaaaataataaaaaaaaaaaaaaaaaattattctagtAAAGGTGCAATCATTAGGAAGATGGATCTCAGCAGGTAATCCATTAAAGGGAAGGTGATCACGGTTTCATAACATATGTCTTTATTGGCGACGCTTGCGTTCCTGCCCTTGCTGGCAGTCGTCTAGAAATCTCCAGTCAACATAATGCTGCCAGACATACTTATTATCCCTGAGACTTGCGGGTGGGGGCTGAGGAATGATGACGGCACCTAGAAAAAAGATCGgtggtgggaaaaaaaatgttgcgtTCCCGCGCTGTGACGCGGCATGCTGTTGTCACTTTGGAAGAAGCTGGTTTCCTCCTGCCCATGTCAGATGAGGTCTGATCTGTCACAACAGAGCTTTTTGTGTGGAATACAATTTTTGTTTACTTTGTCAGTGGCTGATCCTGAACAAAGCCGCGCACACACGCCGTCCTCGATCCATTCTACAGAGTCTGCAGCTGGCTCTACACCCAGCACTAGATCAGTAAGAATAACATAGTCTAAATctgctatgtgtgtgtgtggggttcgTCATTTTCAGCCATCCTAAATGTCATCTGCATgttggcttttgtttttttttttttgttttttttttcttctgtttccaATTGATATTTAGTTtattctgcattatatggtgctTGTACCTCCTGGAATATTAATAAATAATGCATACTCTTTCCATGTGCATATTTAAAAATGTCCGCAGGATCAAAATGTACAGTAAATGGTTTTTCTAGAACTATACAAAATAACTTGGCTGTCTAGCAAGCACCAGAAGAAATAAAACACAAGTTAGCTCCATTTTgtagtttgcattttttttcccctactgCTAGTCACATGACCTATGCTGTGGCACTGCTTTTATACCAAACTTTTCAATCCCATTTTTGGTAGCTTGAGATGAGGGTTTAGACTCCATGgtttttgtgtccccccccccccccccccccccccccaagaagttgTTGGCATCATGTTGCCATAGTAACTGTTTAACATCCGTGGGCCATATTAAGATTTCAGACTGTCTACCGCAAAGGCTTTCTTGTTATAGCAGCATAACATAAGCGGTTTGTTAGAGGGAAAATCGTTCTGTCCCATGAGACctttactataattttttttttttttttttttttttatacccccaCTTAGTAGAGTAGGAGTAGAAGGcgctcccctcacgccagggtactaggtataatcctagactctgacttgtcatttcagccccaagtccaattgtcaaaagtttgtagaattcacctctgtaacatctctaaaattcgcccctttttaacaaatgaaaccaccgagctcctcattcactcccttgttatctctcaccttgactattgcaactcccttctcattggcctccttctccataggctatcccctcttcagtctattatgaatgctactgctagacttatccaccttaccaaccgctcagtgtctgccaaccctctcctccaatccctacactggctcccaatcacctagcaaattaaattcaaaatgctaaccacaacatacaaagccattcacaactctgccccgagctacatcactaatcttgtctccaaatatcacccaaatcgtcctctccgctcttaacctccctggcggtatgattatttcggattttaggtgctgaaagcggtacaattattttgcatgaaacttggcgttttatattgtaggtctgtaatctTAACAataaacacacttaaatctgtccaaacaagagtctagtacatatctcgggtatgataaagtttgaaacacaaaaacataaattataatataataaataaaaaaaatagtaatataataaatttccccacaattcactatcactcaattctgcaagtgttctaatttactatcgctgttttctagctggtctaaagccacttttgacgtaaagggacactttttggttgctatggacaatctccagtttccaggcagaaagaacagtgtatatcatgtaaaactgcatgcagggcatgggccaaagcactggggacaaaagggatgtgaaatcatttcatacagtactgtaatctgtaagattacagtactgtatgtgttatgatttttacttttttttttaatttgccgccaggctccgcccctgtgcgccgctcgcagggaacggagcctggcacggagaggcttcagaggaggacggagccctcggacactgcgggggacatcgcaggatcccggggacaaggtaagtaacgctgccccaggatcctgcaatgcgatcccgagtgtggctcggggttaccgctaatgggactaaattttaccccgagccacactcgggaaaaccgccaaggaggttaagacCTCCTAcactcaagctctctcgtctcctcctcccaggatttctccagagcctctcccatcctctggaactcgctacctctacTGGTCTGTCTATCCCCTAATCTtcctaccttcaggcaatccctgaaaactcatctcttcaggaaagcctatcacgtctcctaCTGATCTCTccaccacttccatcagctcattcccccacagttacaaaccttttgtaccacctgccccaccctattagagtgtaagcttttctgagcaggccctcttaatcctcttgtatttattGTGTTGTAACTGCATTGtctcctttatattgtaaagtgccgagtaaactgttggtgctatataaatcctgtataatagaagTGAGTGGAGATATGTTAGAGGGGTAAGATTGCGCCATTGGTAAAAGTGGAATGTGTTTTTTGGCAGGTGTTCTAGCCACATGTACTAACCTCCAGGGGAAATCTAAATGGAGAAGTATGCTTCtgggtgtgtggtgtgtttttttttttttttttttttttttttttttttctctaacctATCTTCTGTTATTAATGAGCCTTTGTAGAACTAAGGTTACTCTGTAGATAGGTACGTGCTTTAGGCATGGGTGTTTTATGATAATTAGATTAATGGAGATCATTTGATAAGGGGAAAATATGCCTGTAGCAACCAGATTTTATTAATGACAGCTGGAATTTGAATTGTTCCTGTAGGTAACTATTATTTTATGACCTTATGTTTTCCTCATTACAGAaaaatgatttactaaaactggagggtcaaatatatagatagatatagaaaccTGTGCTGAAGCACATAAATTTAAACGATAAAGCAGCCACTTAAGCAATCGTGACCctaacagcaaaaaagaaaaaatacaggggTGGCACTAAATCAATAGACAATTGACCTAAATATATAAGGTGAGAAATTTTAAAATCTGAGATTATTCAACACATAAAGACCAAATCGCAGGGAAGGGTTTGATTAGTCCAATAAAATGGTTCCACAATCCGTATATCATATAGGTGTCCCCACACTTTAAATTCCTGTGCATCCGGCACCAAGTGACACCATACAAATGGGCCTCTTGCCTGATCGAGAGGACCATTAGACAAATGGTCCAAATGCGCTTGGTAAATCCCTTTTGAACAAGATAATCCAGGCACCAGACACATCTCAATCAGGATTAGCATAAAGGATATGGTAGGAGTTATAAAGTATATGCCCATAGTGTAATTCATAActttgtttaatttaaaaaaaaaaaaaagtagcaagtGACACAGCACTTCTGAGATGATCCCCACAAAAACATGAATAAAATTGGCAAAGGATCTCTAAAATCCGCATATAGCAGTACAAGTAAAAATGCTTTCCCAAAGCAGCAAGCTGTGATTATGTAGTGTTGTAGCCTCGCCCACGCGTCTTGTCAGATGACGTTGTTTGGCTGAGTTTGCAAAATCAGGTGCggttgtacatagtaaccaattggCTTCCTGGTTTTAGTATCAAAATGTAATTTTAGAagctgactaccatgcacagctgcaccagattccgagtaccaccagtattagtaaatctcctCCCATTGTGTTTTTAGAGGCTGTCAACTCAAAGTGTAGCCAGAATTGTTTGTTAGCTAATTGAAGTGCCTTATTGCTACAGTGTATCTCCACTTGTACAAATATAAGTGTAAAGCCCATCAGGTAACCAAGTGATTTTTATTCTTAAGTCATGATTGTTTAGCAGAGTTCTGCATGTTCATACGTCACTTATTTCTTAAGTGAAAAATTACTTTGTTCATAGACCTTGCCAATGTGTCTCAAATTCAAGCTGAACCTTGAGCATATAAAGGTGACCCTTGCTGGCAAATATCAGCTAAAGTTACTGAGTTGTGTAAAAATGGCTTGCAATTTGAGACGTTGGAACCATCAAGGGGGTCTTCTAGAATATCTCATCTAGTGCATGTTTTGCTGACCTTGAGAAGTGCTTCACTGTATAAATGTATGTATTCCATTCCCATTGTTTGCTTCCTGCAGTTTATTACGCTATATTGGCATTGAACCCATCACATTGCTACGAGAGCTAAATATTATGTAGGTATGTGTGTAATTAAAAACAAAGGGTTTATTTTGAATTGAATTAGAAATTGTGTGACTCTTGAGTATATGTAAATAGTCCCCATATATTTTTGGCAACATCATTTAGGCCCTGTTTGTGCTCTGcctttttaagctggccatacattattcaattttcCTGTTTGATTTCCTTTTAGATTTGCCTTAAActttgtagtacaagggcctgctagCTTGCATTTGAAAAAATTGAAAGTGATCAGGTTTGACCTCaaattatgtggttttggtaaatctaaagaaaattgtacagagaGAAATGGTATAATTTATTGCTAGCCTTGGTGCAGAAAGTGGAGGGGGGGGCGAGAAATGCACTTTCATGAAAATGCACACTCAATACTAAAATATACGTAaatgcgtgcccccccccccccccccaaagcagtcTTGCtcattttgattgacagcacctaCCTATATTTCCAGCTCACCAGGAACCTTTACACCTCTGTACCCATAACTTGATAGCCACAATTTAAATACAAAATGGTAATATGTACATGAGTATATATGAATTAAACATGCCCTATTAAAAATGTACTGCTGTAAAATTTTAATTCATCACAGCAAAATAAATACATGACTTGTATAAATATGCTTAACAAGATCACTTGACTGTCAGCAAGTACCATAGAGATGGATCCttttgtaatccccccccccccacaattctttgcaaaatcttctacccccccccccccccccccaattgttatattagcaggctatttttcacacacagcatatgcataccacaaattacaccccaaaacacattctgctattcctcccggagtatggcgataccacatgtgtgagactttaacacaccctggccacatacagaggcgcaacatgcagggagcgccattagGTGTTCTTGGAgaataaattacacctctaatttcttgactaccttacacttttgaaggccctggagaaccaggacaatggaaatgccccaaaaatgacccattttggaaagaaaacaacccaatgtataatctaaagcataatgagtctttgaaCATGtcatatatttgtgtgtgtgtgtgtgtgtgtgtgtgtgtgtgtgtgtgtttcacaatcgtctttcaggacagccacctgaaagaccttggctcctcccctctgtaggaaacaccgcgccagccctctataaatttcctcctcccctgctggctcctcagtttgtttcctccagaggggagacaccatAGGAACCAAGCCAAGGGAGCCAGAGGGAGGCTCAGGCAGCATGTCCCAAAAGGAGTAGAGACTCCTAGGACAAACCAGGGAGGCTTTTTAGTGTGCAGATCCACAGCGGTTAAGGCACTAACTTGGGCAAAAGTTTTCCATCTGTTGCCACCCCTGCATCCCTGAGCGCAGGTGGAGGTCAGGGGGTGCCTTTTCAACACCGAGCGCGGTTGAACGGAGCGCAGTTCCTGCAGTCTCATGCCCCCAGCAGCGTGTGACCACACCAGGTACTGGGACTGCACGGCCTGTGGCGGGTGACGTCGTATCCGGCCAAAGGGGCgtgcacttccgggttcgcggcttccggttccgccAGCGAACattgaaaaggagccaggcatgggctggagaggagccgTTCATGCTGTAGACAGCAGAGGCTCCAGAGGTGACACGAGGATGGCAGATGCAGAGGAATCAGACCGTGCTactccagcagagaccagctccagccatgtaAAGGTAAGGGCaacctagggtggagctcccctgGCCTGAACTCCACCCCCACCTTTAGCGATGGGGCATGTACAAGAGGATGGTGTTGGTAAAGGACCCTCCGTGCCAGAGGGTGATTCATAGAgcccctggtgaggcaagcccAGATGAAGATGTTGAACTCCTGCAATTATGCAGGGGAGGGTACTGTATGTTAACTTTGTGgggttttttctttgtcttttcagaaaacagacAAAACCAGGGCCCCTCATATTTCAAAAAGGAGGTGCCCTTCCTGTAAAATTACCCTTAGAGATTCCTGGGGGAAGGCATTATGTAAGGAATGTATTAGTAAGTTAGTACAACTGAACCCTGACAGTGCAGATTCTGAGGGTGAAGCTCTGGATGGGGATTCCAGAAAGCCATCCCGATACAAGCTCTCATTAGAAGAGGTAGATCATCTTTTAGGGGCCATTTATACCACACTAGGTATATCGACAAAAAAGAAGCCGTTATCTTTGCACGATCAGATGTATGAGGGCTTAGGAAAAGAATGGCAGGaacctgaaaacttttttttttttttttttttttttttttttaaaccctctaAGGCCTTTAAAAA is a window from the Aquarana catesbeiana isolate 2022-GZ linkage group LG03, ASM4218655v1, whole genome shotgun sequence genome containing:
- the SOCS2 gene encoding suppressor of cytokine signaling 2, translating into MGRESPARRLGRGGAEHKERWLVGWGVKSGSPVTSLLHTIHGAPLSAGTSLLCRAMEQGPRLIPARKEEDLARDPLDHDQLQRAVEVGSDRPHSVHTDHPPAGRLVTCPMTLRSPDTTDSVSTIENGQNESSPGGSEESPAGEDRIAASMVELRRSGWYWGHMTVNEAKEKLQDAPEGTFLVRDSSHTDYLLTISVKTSAGPTNLRIEYREGKFRLDSVICVRSRLKQFNSVVNLIEYYVLLSKNKKTETETLPNRTVHLWLVKPLYTSTPSLQHLCRLAVNKCTKKVQELPLPMRLKEYIAEYHYHI